The region TTCCACAACCTTTGGATGAGCATGTCCAACATTTACAACTCCTACACCAGAGACAAAATCAAAAAATATATTTCCATCAACATCTTCAAAAACAATTCCTTTTGCTTCCTTAACAACCGCTGGAGATGCTTTTGTTGTATTTGCAATATATTTTTCATCTCCTTCTATTATCTTCTTGGCATTTCTACCAGGAACATTTTTAACTACTGGTTTTTTTTCCTTTCCAGTTATCATATAGTTGAAATGCTTTCCAATTTAAAAAATTTCCTAACGAGGGAAAAATTTAAAGTTAAATCTTTAATATTTAGTAATGATTTATTCAAATTCATCGATAAATTCTTTTGAGGCATGCCCATATAGATTTAAATTAATGTATATTGATAAAATTAAACCGATTAGAAAAAGTGTTGAAACTTTTATGGGAAACAGGGTTCATGAGGCTCTTGAAAAATTGTACAGGGATAAGATATATGAAAAAACATGCTCTTTGGAAGAGCTTCTCGAATTTTATAATAATAGGTGGGAAAAAGAAATGAATCCCCAAATTTTTGTTGCGAAAGAATATGATATAAGCAATTACAAGAAAATGGGTGAGAGATATTTAATTGACTATTACAATACATATAAACCATTTGATGAAGGTAAAATAATAGCATTAGAAAAAAAAGTTTTATTTCCCATAAATGAAAAATATTGGGTGGCGGGGGTTATTGATAGAGTAATGGAGGTAGATGAAAAATATGAAGTACATGACTATAAAACCTCAGTCCATTTGCCAACCAAACAGGAAATAGAAAATGACCCTCAACTTGCAATATATGCTTTATCCCTAAAATACATGTATGATATTGAGGAAATTGAACTTGTATGGCATTTTCTCGCTTTTAATAAGGAAATAAGAATTAGGAAAGAAAATTATGAGGATATAAGGGAAAATTTGATTTATAAGATAAAAAAGATAGAAAAGGCAATAAAAGAAAATGATTTTCCAGCAATAGAATCAAGTTTATGCGATTATTGTGAATACCAGCAAATTTGCCCCATTTTCAGGCACAGATGGTGCGAAGATGAAGAAAGCTCTTCTCTTGTAAATAAATACTGGGAGGTATGCGGTAAAATTTCTGAAATGAAAGAGATTCAGAAACAGCTAAGGGAGAAATTGATTGAATATGCAGAAAAAAACAAACTTGATAGGATATATGGAATAGGAAAATATGTGGATATTAAAAAATATAAAAATATAAATTTTAAAGAGCAAGATAAATTGAAGGAGATTTTGAAAGATTGCAATTTGTATGAAAATTATTCAAAAATTGATTTAATATCTCTATCAAATGATTTCATTTCAAAAAATCTTCCAGAAGAATTATATGATAAAATAAAGCATTTGGCGGAGGAAAAGAAAGATATAAGGGTTTATCTGAGGGAAATGGAAGAATAGAGTTTATTCAACAAAAATTTTTAGTTTTTTAATTGCCTCAATTTTATCTTTCTTTCCTATTTTTGCCTCCTCTAAGCTCTGAATTAAAATATTCGTTGCTTCATCCATTGCTTTTCTATTAACTGGATAAGGTACTCCATCTTTTCCTCCAACTGCAAATGAATATTTAACCGGATCATTCCATGAAGGAGGGCATCCATAAATGAGGTCAGAGATATAGGCAAGAGCTCTTACAGTAGATGCTCCAATTCCCTTTATTGCAAGCATTTCTTCAAAATTTCTTGGTTGAATTTCATACGCTTCTCTCAGGGCATTCCAGTTTATTTTTTCCGGCATTCTTAAAGCAAGCATTTTTCCATCAAGAGTTGATTGATAAAGCTTGCAGGATCTAATTTTCATAAATTGCTTATAAACCCAGGAAGGTTTTTCCTTTACAATATCAACGCTCACATTTCTTGCTTCCTCGCTTTCTTTGTCCGTCATATTTAAAGCAATACCTTTTTTCCCTATTATTCCAGAATGGGGTTCTTCCACAAAATTTTTGATCTTCCATATCCAATGGTATCTTCTTGCATATCTATTTTCCTTATCCATCCCTTGCTGGATTACAATCCATCTCCCGTATGAATCAAAAATTATCATATGGTGATAAAGTTCATAGCCATCCTGAAGTGCTGCACTATCAACCTTTGCGGTCATCCTGCTTGCATAAGAGATTTTATCATAAATCTCCCCAGCCTTCTCCTCAATTTCCTCAAGTGTTCTTTTTGCCATTCCTTTTCCCCCAGCTGCCATAATTCCATATTTGGAAAGCGCCTCCTTGAGGCAGGCGCAAGTAACAGTGGTGGTGCCTGAAGAATGCCAGTCATAGCCCAATACGCAGGAGAAGCTTTGGAACCAGTAGGGATTGGAAAGAAGTTCGAGCAGTTTTTCCTCACCATATTCTTCTATTATGATCGCAGAAATTGCATCCGCTAGCCTTACCATTCTTTTATACAGCCAGGCGGGTGCTTTTCCGTAGTGCAGGGGTAAATCCGCTATACCAGTTTTTTCCACAATATTAAATTTTTTTTGAATATAAACTTAAGGGAAAAAATATAAATCCTGAAGGCATTCATTTCATGAAGAAAGTTGTGGTAACATTTGCGGTATTGGTATTGCTGATTACATATTTCAACGGAGAAGTTAAATCTGAGAATAAAAAAATTGATTACAGAGTAATAAAATATGCTTTTCCAATAGGAACAAAAATAGAGAGGATTGATGTAATTCCATTAAATGTCAAAGAAACACATGTTTTCAATAAAAAATCTATAAGTTTTATTGCGGATAATATGAGGGAAAAGAAACTTTATATGGAATATGAAATACCTGAAAAATGGTATGAATATAGTATAGGGGTTGGGATGGATAAAGGAGAGAGATGTATATTTTTAACCCTTTATCTTTACAATATAATATCTTCAAGTGATAAATTCTATGAGGCAAGCGACTTTGATATAAAAATTGATTATTCTTTGCCAGAGAAAACATTCGCTTCAGCATATGATTTCCTAATAATTTCTCCTGATGCATGGGTAAGCGAGCTATCTTTGCTTAAAGAGCATAAGGAGAGCAAGGGAATAAAAACAATAGTAGTAGGGTTAAGTGAAATTTATACTCATCCATCTGCTGTGCATGGAAGAGATGATGCAGAAAAGGTGAAGTATTTCATAAAGAATGCAATTGAGGAATGGGGAATAAAATATGTAATGCTTGTTGGAGGAAGAGCTTTTGGATATCAGGAAAAGTGGATTATGCCAGTAAGATATACAAATCTTGATGATAGAAGTGGATGGGAAACCAGTTATTTGAGCGACTTATATTTTGCAGATATATATAAATATGAAAATGGCTCGATCGCTTTTGAGGACTGGGATAGCAATGGAAATGGAATATATGCGGAATGGAAGGGAATGAAAAGAGATAACCTGGATCTATATCCTGATGTTTATGTTGGCAGGCTTGCTTGCAGGAATAAATATGAGCTAAAAATAATGATTGATAAGATAATTAATTATGAGAATAAACCATTTGAGAATTTCAAAAAATTCATATTAGTCGGTGGCGATTCCTATGACGACAACCATAAATACATTGAAGGTGAGCTCGCTACATGGGAAGCTTACAAATACATGCAAGATTTTGAGGCAATAAAATTATGGGCATCTGAAATAGATTTAAGTTCAAAAAATATAGTGAATGCGATAAATGAAGGGGCGGGTTTTGCATATTTTTGTGGGCATGGAAATCCAATGAGCTGGAGCACTCATAAACCTGGAAATTTCAATGAGTGGGAAGAAGGTCTGCAAATCTTTGATATGCCATTTTTGAGAAATGGATATGAATTACCCATTGTAGTTATAGGTGGATGCCATAATAGCCAATTCAATGTGAGCATATTCTATTCATTTGATAAGGAGAAAGTCTGGAAGGGTGAAAACGCTCCAGAATGCTGGAGCTGGTGGTTTACACGCAAAATAAATGGCGGGGCTATAGCAACGATTGGAAATACCGGGCTTGGTTACCATGGAAGTGAGGATGAAAACAAAGATGGAATTCCTGATTATTTGCAGGTTTTGGATGGATGGCTTGAAATAAACTTTTTCAGAATATATAAGGAAGGGGTTGATATTCTAGGGATGCTTCACTCACAGACAATAAAAGAGTTTATAGATTATTTCCCTGGAGATTCAAATATGCCATTGAAATATATTATAGATGTAAAAGTTGTTCAGGAATGGCTATTGCTTGGTGATCCTACTCTTAAGATAGGTGGCTATAGAGAGTAAATTATTGCGGAAATAATTATAACCAATATTGCAGGAGGGAGAAGGAGTTTATATAAATCCGTGAGCTTTGGCTTGAAATACTCGTATGTCAGTACTAAACAAGGATGAACAGGAGATACCAAATAACCAATGAACGAGGAAATATATAATAAGCTCACTAGTTTGATATCAAATATAAAGGGAGATAGTAAAGGATAGAGTATTCCAATTGCTGCCAAATTATTTGCGGTGATTGTTCCAACCAAAAATGGGATTATTGCTATCATTGCCACTGGATTAAAATTTGAGAGATAGGAATATATTATTTCCGGGGCTTTCATCGAAATTATCATATTTTTCAAAAGCATTATTCCAAATATTGCAATTAATAAGCTAACTAATCCTTTTTTTAAAAAATAAATTTTTCTCTTCATGGATATTGCCACCGCAAGAATAATTCCAATGCTAAGAGAGATTAGAAAGGATAAGTAGGTATGCATAAAAAATGATAAAATTATTGCCAATGAAACAGTTAAAAGAATAGGAAATATTGCAAGATAATTACCCTCACTCTCCTTTTCCTTTTTCCTAGAAAATTTTTTAACAACTGGCATAGCTAAAAAGAAGCTCAATAAAAATATAGGAAATTGCATCAAAATCAATTTGTATATACTAACGCCAGCCAGATCCGCAACAAGAACAAGAGGAGTTGAAATTGGTAAAATTATAAACCATACATGTCGATACCATAAATTCAAAAAAGTCAGCTCATTTTTCTCTCCTCCTTTGTCTATAAGTGGCGCGGACATCAGCGCCCCGCCAGGCACAGGGAGCATACCAAACAACGAGGGTATCGCAATCAAAAGCCCTCTGTAAGAAAGTTTTTGGCTCAAAAATTTTACAAGCTCCCCCATTGCCCCTCCTTCTTGTAGAATTGTGGATAACAGATTTATTAAAAAAATTATGAATATTAAAGCTATTACAGTCCAATCTGTTGCGGTCTTATATAGATTTTCTGGCAGATTTTTATAATCAAATACTGAAAGAATTATAATTCCCGCAAAAACTGATATTGCAAAATTTTTTCTTTTTGCAACCAAAAAAATGATAACTGAAAATGACAAAAATATTGATAATAGAGTTAAATCAATCATATCTCCCTCTTTTTTCCTCTTCCGAGCAATACAACCCTTGAATCAACCCTTTCATCTTCTATTTTATAGCCTGTTAAATCACTTAATTTTTCTGCAAAATTTCTTATTTCTTCATGATTTGGCATATTGTTGCGATGCATTCTCTCTTTTGAATAGCCAACGTGCATATATCCTTTTGGCTCTATAAACCATGCATCGCTTTTTTCATCTATCCTGGCATATTCCTCTTCATAACCAAGATTCCAATCCTTAACCAGAGTATGTCTTATAACTGTTCTCGTATTTAATGATGGAAGCAATTCAATTGTTTCGTTAATTTTTTTCCAGCCATCTTTGACTAATGGGCAACATAATTTCTTATACAAATCTTCATTAGGGGCAGCAATTGTTACATAAATCTGTTTTGGCAATGTGTCCATTTTTTCAATAAATTCTGGATTTGTTCCATTTGTTACAAGAAAAGTTGTCATTCCCCTTTTATGGCATTCTTCAAAAAACTCGCTCAGGAAGGGATATAAGGTAGGCTCACCAGTTAATGAGCATGCAACATGCTTTGGTTCAATTGCCTCTTTCCAATCCTCAATTCTAACCTTCTTGTTTCCTTTATAACCGCTCAAAAGCCTTCTTTGTTCCTCAATACTCTTTTCCAATATAAATTTTGGGTCATCCGCCTCTTCCCTTTTAATTTCTTTTAGAGTAAAACCTTGAAAACGCCAGCAGTAAAGACATTTCTGAGTGCAATGATAGGCGGCAGGCGTCATCTGCAAGCAACGGTGGCTTTTTATTCCATAAAAAGTGCTCTTGTAACATGGTATATTTTCAACCAGTGCTTTTTTTAGCCAGTAGCAGAGTTTTACAGCGGAGTGCCTGCCAACAACTGCATAACCCTGCTTTTCCAGTATCTCCTTCACATGTATATTTGATTATTAATTTATTTTTTTATCCATTTAGGCACAAATGCCAAAACCTTTAAATTTATAAATTGTTTTACAATAATGGTAGATATTAGAGAAAGAATTGAAGAAGACAGGGGGGTCTTAAAAAAAATACAGCTTATTATTCCTGGCTATGAAGGATATAGAAGGAGGGAGGATATAAGAAAAGCGGATAATCTTTTAAGAAATCAACTTGCTGACAAACTAAAAATTGCAAGAAATGATATAGAGGGTGTAAGAAGAAATCTTGTTTATAAATATGAAACAAGAAATCTGGAAAAGATAGGAGATTTGCTTAACTATTTCCAGAAAATAGACGGGCAATTAAGACATGCGGAGCATGGCTATTCTGGAATTTCACCTGCAATAAGAATAGAAGAGGAAGAGCTGAATAAGCTATATGAATTTGACTATTCAATGGCAAAAATTATAGAAGGGATAATCAATGAGGCGAAAAAAATGAGGAGTGTTAAAGAGGAGGAAATGCTTGATGAAATTGAAAGAATAAGAGAAATGCTTGGAGAATTTGAAAAGACTTTTAAAATGAGGATGGTTTATATTACAGGAACAGAGGTGTAAAATGTTATTTGGAGGAAGTAAAAGGACAGATGCAACAGCTGGGGGCAAAGAAGGGATAATAGGGGCAATGACAATTGCGTGGGATGATGCCTACAAGAGAAATTTTATAATGTGGAAAGTTCCCAGGAATATAAGGCTAAATGACAATATAGTTGTAAGAGAAGATGAAATAGCGGTTTTTTATAGAGATGGAAAGGTTCTTGCATATTTAGATAAGCCAGATAGATATGCTTTAACTAGCCAAAATGCTCCAATTCTTGGTGGCCTTATAAGAGCTTTATCTGGGGTAAAACAGCAGGCGGAAGTATATTACATACAAAAGAAGGTTTTTGATGGGAAGTTTGGGAGTAAGCAACCTTATCAATTTAAAGACAAGGAGTTTGGTATTGTAAATCTAAGAGTTTTTGGAGAATTCCGCTATAGAGTAAATGAGCCTGTTAATTTCATAAACCAATTTGTTGGAACACTTAACTACCAAACAAGTCAAGAA is a window of Thermoplasmatales archaeon DNA encoding:
- a CDS encoding PD-(D/E)XK nuclease family protein, whose translation is MIYSNSSINSFEACPYRFKLMYIDKIKPIRKSVETFMGNRVHEALEKLYRDKIYEKTCSLEELLEFYNNRWEKEMNPQIFVAKEYDISNYKKMGERYLIDYYNTYKPFDEGKIIALEKKVLFPINEKYWVAGVIDRVMEVDEKYEVHDYKTSVHLPTKQEIENDPQLAIYALSLKYMYDIEEIELVWHFLAFNKEIRIRKENYEDIRENLIYKIKKIEKAIKENDFPAIESSLCDYCEYQQICPIFRHRWCEDEESSSLVNKYWEVCGKISEMKEIQKQLREKLIEYAEKNKLDRIYGIGKYVDIKKYKNINFKEQDKLKEILKDCNLYENYSKIDLISLSNDFISKNLPEELYDKIKHLAEEKKDIRVYLREMEE
- a CDS encoding DUF763 domain-containing protein, whose amino-acid sequence is MEKTGIADLPLHYGKAPAWLYKRMVRLADAISAIIIEEYGEEKLLELLSNPYWFQSFSCVLGYDWHSSGTTTVTCACLKEALSKYGIMAAGGKGMAKRTLEEIEEKAGEIYDKISYASRMTAKVDSAALQDGYELYHHMIIFDSYGRWIVIQQGMDKENRYARRYHWIWKIKNFVEEPHSGIIGKKGIALNMTDKESEEARNVSVDIVKEKPSWVYKQFMKIRSCKLYQSTLDGKMLALRMPEKINWNALREAYEIQPRNFEEMLAIKGIGASTVRALAYISDLIYGCPPSWNDPVKYSFAVGGKDGVPYPVNRKAMDEATNILIQSLEEAKIGKKDKIEAIKKLKIFVE
- a CDS encoding DUF401 family protein; this translates as MIDLTLLSIFLSFSVIIFLVAKRKNFAISVFAGIIILSVFDYKNLPENLYKTATDWTVIALIFIIFLINLLSTILQEGGAMGELVKFLSQKLSYRGLLIAIPSLFGMLPVPGGALMSAPLIDKGGEKNELTFLNLWYRHVWFIILPISTPLVLVADLAGVSIYKLILMQFPIFLLSFFLAMPVVKKFSRKKEKESEGNYLAIFPILLTVSLAIILSFFMHTYLSFLISLSIGIILAVAISMKRKIYFLKKGLVSLLIAIFGIMLLKNMIISMKAPEIIYSYLSNFNPVAMIAIIPFLVGTITANNLAAIGILYPLLSPFIFDIKLVSLLYISSFIGYLVSPVHPCLVLTYEYFKPKLTDLYKLLLPPAILVIIISAIIYSL
- a CDS encoding 4-demethylwyosine synthase TYW1; translation: MHVKEILEKQGYAVVGRHSAVKLCYWLKKALVENIPCYKSTFYGIKSHRCLQMTPAAYHCTQKCLYCWRFQGFTLKEIKREEADDPKFILEKSIEEQRRLLSGYKGNKKVRIEDWKEAIEPKHVACSLTGEPTLYPFLSEFFEECHKRGMTTFLVTNGTNPEFIEKMDTLPKQIYVTIAAPNEDLYKKLCCPLVKDGWKKINETIELLPSLNTRTVIRHTLVKDWNLGYEEEYARIDEKSDAWFIEPKGYMHVGYSKERMHRNNMPNHEEIRNFAEKLSDLTGYKIEDERVDSRVVLLGRGKKREI